The genomic region GGACTTGGCGGCCAGCAGGTTGATGCCCTGCCATTGGCGCAGGGTGTTTCTCATGTCGGCCAGGTTGGCGGGATTCGAATAGGCGCGGGCAAAATCGAACTCGCCGTCCTTTTCCGGATTGTACCAGCCGCGCTGCACGGCGTAGTCGATAAGATCGGGCGAGCCCTGGAAATTATTTTGGTCGCCCAGGTCGACCGGACCGATGGTATAGCAGTTGGCGATGACGGCCGCTTCGTTGTCGGGAACGCGCTGGGCGACCCAGTGCTTGCCCATGACGATTTGCAGCAACCAGCTCTCCCCGGCATCGGCGATGATATAGGTGCGACCCGATGATTTGTAGCCGAACTGGGAGACCAGTTCCCCGGCGATACGCACCCCTTCGCGGGCGGTCTGCGCCCTTTCGGCGACCAGGCGCCGCAGCATGTAGCCGATGCCGCCCTTGACCAGCTCCGGCTTGTCCTCGCGCGACGGGCACGAATCGGAGGCCACGGCAACGCCGTATTCGTTGACGAAGGCGTCGGCGACCTCACTTTCGGGAATTTCCAGCCAGAGCATGCCGGCCGTGTTTTTCACCTGGGGGAGGGTGAGGCCGTTGGCGAGAACGACCGAGTCGCCCTTGCCGTGTTCCTGGGCAGCCACCTTGTAGACATTGACCAGCAACCGGCCGTAGTCGTCCTCGTTGTGGGCCAGCAGCACCGAACCGTCGGCGCTGACTTCTTTCCCGACCACGATGGTGAAACAGCCGAAATGATCGTCGCCAGCGGGCAGCCAGGCAGCAGCGAAAATGAATATGATTAAAATTGCGATTTTTCTCATGGGATAGTAATAGCATAAGTTCGGCGAATTGACAAAAACAATTACGACAGGTCGATTTTTTTTAAGACCGAGAAAATCTCGAAGTGATCGGTCTGGGGAAAATTGTCGATGAGGCGCAGATTGCGCAGCTCGTAGCCATATTTGAAAAACAGGCGCAAATCGCGGGCGAAGGTGGCCGAATCGCACGAAAAGTAAATGACCGTCTTTGTTCCGGCCCGGGCGATGCGGGAGATGAGCGCTGGGGATAGTCCGCCCCGCGGCGGGTCGAGAACGGCCAGGTCCAGGGGAGGCAGCTCGGCCTTCAGGGCGTCGGCGGCGCGGACCTCGACGTTGCCGATGCGGTTGGACTCCAGGTTGGCGCGCAGGGCGGCCAGGTTGTCCGGGTCGCTTTCCAGGGCCAGTACCCGCGGGAAGTACCGGGCCAGCAGCAGGGTGAAAAAGCCGCCGCCGCAAAAGAGGTCGGCGGCGGTGCCGGCATTGGTTCGCCCGGCCAGTTCCCCGTCCAGCAATCCCAGCATCGGCGTCATCTGGAACAGGTTGGCCTGGATAAAATGCTCGGGACCGCAGCGATAGCCGAAGCGGGGAAAAACGAACGAAAGCGAACGATTGGCCGTCAGCCAGACGGGCGCGCCGGCCTCTTTTTCAAACCGGGCCGCCAATTCGCTGCCGTTGCTCAGTATCTGCAGCACGCCGGTGCTCGCGGCCGGCAGGGTCGGCGGCGCCAGCGTGAAGCGTTCCGTTGCTTCGCCCAGCAAAAGGCACTCGGCGATGGCCACGAGCTGGTGCGATTTTTTCCTGAAAAAGCCGATGGCCGAGTCGCGCACCTGGAGTTCGATCTTGCTGCGGTAGCGGAAAGGGGGCGATGGCAAGACAGGGACTGGTTCCCCGGGCATGAAGGCGGCGATCTTTTTGAGGTTAACGCCCAGGATCTCCTTTTTGCAGCGCAGCTGTTCGTCGTAGGCCATGTGCTGCAGGTTGCAGCCGCCGCATTCCCGGTAATGGCGGCAGGGCGCCGGCCGCCGCTGCGGCGAAGGCTCGAGCACGCGCTGCAGCCTGCCGTGCCAGATTCCCTTTTGCCCGCCTTCGATGGAGAATTCCACCGTTTCGCCGGCGATGACATCGGGCACGAACACCGTCCGGTCTTCCAGACGGATGATCCCGGCGCCGCCCTTGGCCACGGCGTGCACGGTGCCGATCATGAATGTCCGCTTTGTTCTACTTGATGGCGATGGCGATCTTTTCGCTCTTGAATCTCTTGACGTCCAGGATGGTGATGGTCGCGTTCTGCGCGGTTTCGTCGAATTCGACCTTGAAGTCGGCGTCGGCGACGAAGTAGCTGGGATAGATGGTGATGTCCTTGATGCTGTTGATGCCGAAATCGGCGGCGCTGACCGTGATGACCGGCTCGGTGCGCAGGTCGAGCGAGCGGTCGAACATGGCGAAATCGACCTTC from Candidatus Aminicenantes bacterium harbors:
- a CDS encoding C69 family dipeptidase translates to MRKIAILIIFIFAAAWLPAGDDHFGCFTIVVGKEVSADGSVLLAHNEDDYGRLLVNVYKVAAQEHGKGDSVVLANGLTLPQVKNTAGMLWLEIPESEVADAFVNEYGVAVASDSCPSREDKPELVKGGIGYMLRRLVAERAQTAREGVRIAGELVSQFGYKSSGRTYIIADAGESWLLQIVMGKHWVAQRVPDNEAAVIANCYTIGPVDLGDQNNFQGSPDLIDYAVQRGWYNPEKDGEFDFARAYSNPANLADMRNTLRQWQGINLLAAKSRKLEERLPFSFKPKRAIRLNDLFRVLRDHYEGTDYDLSDHYKNGSPNSGRNRTICTESTQYAFVAQLRDWLPAEIAHIVWLCLRRPDSNAFSPWYVAAGQYPDGYGLSNAADAWKNHFSPLPAQALEDSGLAFNTYARLSEMIDKQYKVRIEKTQKLWRNHEDFLFRDLKDHEKEFVYLLKTNKAVAQKIIANYFHSLEYRRWFLALELLREFR
- a CDS encoding methyltransferase; its protein translation is MIGTVHAVAKGGAGIIRLEDRTVFVPDVIAGETVEFSIEGGQKGIWHGRLQRVLEPSPQRRPAPCRHYRECGGCNLQHMAYDEQLRCKKEILGVNLKKIAAFMPGEPVPVLPSPPFRYRSKIELQVRDSAIGFFRKKSHQLVAIAECLLLGEATERFTLAPPTLPAASTGVLQILSNGSELAARFEKEAGAPVWLTANRSLSFVFPRFGYRCGPEHFIQANLFQMTPMLGLLDGELAGRTNAGTAADLFCGGGFFTLLLARYFPRVLALESDPDNLAALRANLESNRIGNVEVRAADALKAELPPLDLAVLDPPRGGLSPALISRIARAGTKTVIYFSCDSATFARDLRLFFKYGYELRNLRLIDNFPQTDHFEIFSVLKKIDLS